A genomic region of Nocardioides plantarum contains the following coding sequences:
- a CDS encoding DUF4760 domain-containing protein — MTTRDVLTMAAIVISVAAFAINLINLIDRRRQDRRDLFLKLHERLIDPDLQNGRRLLYQRVHNQADAGRLREDHPDDYQLVNRALAMFDVFSLYVEKGYVDRDVALEEWGHVIARAWSRAQHVIADRDQDQTWQVWPHLRAFAGEATRWHEAHRQPPSSGR; from the coding sequence GTGACCACACGAGACGTCCTCACGATGGCCGCGATCGTCATCTCGGTCGCCGCGTTCGCCATCAACCTGATCAACCTCATCGACCGCCGCCGTCAGGACCGGCGCGACCTGTTCCTCAAGCTGCACGAGCGCCTCATCGACCCGGACCTGCAGAACGGCCGCCGACTGCTCTACCAGCGGGTCCACAACCAGGCCGACGCCGGTCGCCTACGTGAGGACCACCCGGACGACTACCAGCTGGTCAACCGCGCCCTGGCGATGTTCGACGTCTTCTCGCTCTACGTCGAGAAGGGGTACGTCGACCGCGACGTCGCCCTCGAGGAGTGGGGCCACGTGATCGCCCGGGCGTGGTCACGCGCCCAGCACGTCATCGCGGACCGGGACCAGGACCAGACGTGGCAGGTGTGGCCCCACCTGCGCGCGTTCGCAGGAGAGGCCACGCGGTGGCACGAGGCGCACCGTCAGCCGCCCAGCTCCGGGCGTTGA
- a CDS encoding dioxygenase encodes MTDTRYAELTEEATRRWATAHTPRMAELMTSLVKHAHDFAREVNLTEAEWMAAVQWLTKTGQISNTKREEFILASDVIGLSMLVVQINHDFSPVATPATVLGPFHIDGSPPAPYGHDMSDGLAGTPLFVTGTVTDTTGAIIPDAILDVWQADADGMYEAQISEAAEARLRAKYQAREDGTYCVRSIVPLGYSIPMDGPVGALISQTEISHYRPAHIHFLLEEPGYQRLITHIFEKDTRFLDSDVVFGTKPQLVTPFVTHDSGTAPDGTVFTTPFVTAEFNFVLEPAEAGA; translated from the coding sequence ATGACCGACACCCGATACGCCGAGCTCACCGAGGAAGCAACCCGCCGCTGGGCCACCGCCCACACGCCACGGATGGCCGAGCTGATGACCAGTCTCGTCAAGCACGCCCACGACTTCGCCCGCGAGGTCAACCTCACCGAGGCCGAGTGGATGGCCGCGGTGCAGTGGCTCACCAAGACCGGTCAGATCAGCAACACCAAGCGCGAGGAGTTCATCCTTGCCTCCGACGTCATCGGCCTCAGCATGCTGGTGGTCCAGATCAACCACGACTTCTCGCCGGTCGCCACCCCGGCCACCGTGCTTGGCCCGTTCCACATCGACGGCTCCCCGCCCGCCCCCTATGGCCACGACATGTCCGACGGGCTGGCCGGAACACCCCTGTTCGTCACCGGAACCGTCACCGACACCACCGGCGCGATCATCCCTGACGCGATCCTCGACGTGTGGCAGGCCGACGCCGACGGCATGTACGAAGCCCAGATCAGCGAAGCCGCTGAAGCCCGCCTCCGAGCGAAGTACCAGGCCCGCGAGGACGGAACCTACTGCGTCCGCTCGATCGTCCCCCTCGGCTACTCCATCCCCATGGACGGCCCGGTCGGAGCCCTCATCAGCCAGACCGAGATCAGCCACTACCGGCCGGCGCACATCCACTTCCTCCTCGAGGAACCCGGCTACCAGCGGCTCATCACGCACATCTTCGAGAAGGACACCAGGTTCCTCGACAGCGACGTCGTGTTCGGCACTAAGCCCCAGCTCGTCACCCCGTTCGTGACCCACGACAGCGGCACCGCACCCGACGGCACTGTGTTCACCACCCCGTTCGTCACCGCCGAGTTCAACTTCGTCCTTGAGCCCGCCGAGGCCGGCGCCTGA
- a CDS encoding ABC transporter permease: protein MTTTTTTTTSTTTTALTDRTVPPLGGFSPTVLRLELRRMLRNKRTLFFSLVFPAALFLSFGSQSDWNDTVGDGHGHGNVAAYVMVSMALYGAALIAASGGASVATERALGWSRQLRLTPLHPAAYVVTKALVALALGSVAIAAVNLVGVVQGKPSMAVGTWLACAALTVVCVLVFAALGVFVGYLVPGENAMQVLGPGLAILAFLGNVFIPMDEGSVVYRIAEWTPMFGVAEISRAPLTGDLAWGAVPNAVAWLVVFVAGAAWSMSRDTSRV, encoded by the coding sequence ATGACGACCACGACCACCACGACGACCAGCACGACGACCACCGCCCTGACCGACCGCACCGTCCCGCCGCTGGGCGGGTTCAGTCCGACCGTCCTGCGCCTGGAGCTGCGACGCATGCTGCGCAACAAGCGCACCCTGTTCTTCAGCCTGGTCTTCCCCGCGGCGCTGTTCCTGTCCTTCGGCAGCCAGTCCGACTGGAACGACACGGTGGGCGACGGGCACGGCCACGGCAACGTCGCCGCCTACGTCATGGTCTCCATGGCCCTGTACGGCGCCGCGCTGATCGCCGCGTCCGGCGGCGCCTCGGTCGCCACCGAGCGGGCGCTGGGCTGGTCGCGGCAGCTGCGGTTGACGCCCCTGCACCCGGCGGCCTACGTCGTGACGAAGGCGCTGGTCGCCCTGGCCCTGGGCAGCGTCGCCATCGCCGCGGTCAACCTCGTCGGCGTGGTGCAGGGCAAGCCCTCGATGGCGGTCGGCACGTGGCTGGCGTGCGCGGCACTCACCGTGGTGTGCGTGCTGGTGTTCGCAGCGCTCGGGGTGTTCGTGGGCTACCTGGTGCCCGGTGAGAACGCCATGCAGGTGCTGGGGCCCGGGCTGGCCATCCTGGCCTTCCTCGGCAACGTGTTCATCCCGATGGACGAGGGCTCGGTGGTCTACCGGATCGCGGAGTGGACGCCGATGTTCGGGGTGGCCGAGATCAGCCGGGCCCCGTTGACGGGCGACCTGGCCTGGGGTGCCGTGCCCAACGCGGTGGCGTGGCTGGTGGTCTTCGTGGCCGGCGCCGCGTGGAGCATGAGCCGCGACACCTCGCGGGTCTGA
- a CDS encoding amidohydrolase family protein: MTTQQSASTNDTAPTGDILIRGAHLLTQDPEFGELVGDVLIRNGKIAAIGPDLGSADTGGVTVIDGTDRAVLPGFVDTHRHTWQGAVRQTGIGWDFGAYRQHIQLTWGPEYTPDDVYVGNIIGALGALDAGITTLRDESHIQNSPDHSDQAVAALQDSGIRGVFAYGWPSIDSNKWMLRGEATHPNDIRRVRQQLLPDDTARVTLQAMLRGPELSTTEVTAQDLALARELGVRSSMHVGNGPWGPEFRGIGSLGEAGLLGEDLLFIHCCTSDDEELRMLADSGAHASVSAAIEAVLPGLGAPATGRLLAHGIRPSLSIDTEATVAGDMFNVMRSALTAHGLGITMQPEAYADLPAFTPRDLLEFATIAGAKASGLADRTGSLTVGKDADLIVFRLDQFTTVPSSDIAASIVGAGHPGNVETVLVAGKAAKWNGHLTHPDLADLRTRGEASRDRLLATPLVEG; encoded by the coding sequence ATGACGACGCAGCAGAGCGCCAGCACCAATGACACGGCCCCGACAGGCGACATCCTCATCAGGGGTGCCCACCTGCTGACCCAAGACCCTGAGTTCGGCGAGCTCGTCGGCGACGTCTTGATCCGCAACGGCAAGATCGCCGCCATCGGCCCCGATCTCGGCAGCGCGGACACCGGCGGCGTCACCGTGATCGACGGCACCGACCGCGCGGTCCTGCCCGGGTTCGTCGACACCCACCGCCACACATGGCAGGGTGCGGTCCGTCAGACCGGCATTGGCTGGGACTTCGGCGCCTACCGCCAGCACATCCAGCTCACGTGGGGCCCCGAGTACACACCCGACGATGTCTACGTCGGCAACATCATCGGCGCCCTCGGCGCACTCGACGCGGGGATCACCACGCTGCGCGACGAGTCCCACATCCAGAACAGCCCCGATCATTCCGACCAGGCCGTCGCCGCACTCCAGGACTCCGGCATTCGCGGGGTGTTCGCCTATGGCTGGCCCTCGATCGACTCCAACAAGTGGATGCTGCGCGGCGAGGCCACCCACCCCAACGACATCCGCCGCGTCCGCCAGCAACTGCTGCCCGACGACACCGCCCGGGTCACCTTGCAGGCAATGCTTCGTGGGCCCGAGCTCTCCACGACCGAAGTGACCGCCCAGGACCTCGCACTCGCCCGTGAGCTGGGCGTTCGGTCGAGCATGCACGTCGGCAACGGACCCTGGGGCCCTGAGTTCCGGGGTATCGGCTCCCTGGGCGAAGCCGGCCTGCTCGGGGAGGACCTGCTGTTCATCCACTGCTGCACCTCTGACGACGAGGAACTCAGGATGCTCGCCGACAGCGGGGCGCACGCCTCGGTCTCCGCCGCCATCGAGGCCGTCCTGCCGGGCCTGGGCGCACCCGCGACCGGACGCCTTCTCGCGCACGGCATCCGCCCCAGCCTGTCCATCGACACCGAGGCCACCGTGGCCGGCGACATGTTCAACGTCATGCGCTCCGCCCTCACCGCCCACGGCCTGGGCATCACCATGCAGCCCGAGGCATACGCCGACCTCCCCGCCTTCACTCCCCGCGACCTCCTCGAGTTCGCCACCATCGCCGGCGCCAAGGCCTCTGGCCTCGCTGACCGCACCGGCAGCCTCACCGTCGGCAAGGACGCCGACCTGATCGTGTTCCGCCTGGACCAGTTCACCACCGTCCCCAGCAGCGACATCGCCGCCTCCATCGTCGGCGCCGGGCACCCCGGCAACGTCGAGACCGTCCTGGTCGCCGGCAAGGCCGCGAAGTGGAACGGCCACCTCACCCATCCCGACCTCGCCGACCTCCGCACCCGTGGCGAGGCCTCACGCGACCGCCTGCTCGCCACCCCGCTCGTCGAAGGCTGA
- a CDS encoding CaiB/BaiF CoA transferase family protein — translation MSDTTNSHDHQPDQQRDQHANGPRGPLDGLVVADFSRVLAGPYATMLLADMGATVIKVEGPGGDDTRHWMPPTRDEVSTYYLSINRNKRSITLDLKDPDDAAVARRLADRADVVIENFKPGGLDKYQLDYDSVAASNPKVIYTSISGFGTGGGAHLPGYDLMVQAMSGLMSLTGSPDGPPYRAGISVFDVMTGMHALIGTLAALNERHQSGRGQHIEVNLLSSALSGLVNHTGAYAAAGAVPHRMGNAHPSLFPYEPLETADGEMVIIAGNDRQFAALAKVLGRPELADDPRYATVADRTENRDALKPVLEALLKEHTRAEWFDLLTGAGLPAGPINTVQEGVEFAASLGLEPVVEVGTGTTAVPLVRNPIGFSRSSLRYDLPPPTLGADSDHVRSWINDNTGEFA, via the coding sequence ATGTCCGACACCACGAACTCCCACGATCACCAGCCTGACCAGCAGCGTGATCAGCACGCGAACGGACCGCGAGGGCCCCTCGACGGTCTGGTCGTCGCCGACTTCTCCCGCGTCCTCGCCGGCCCCTACGCCACCATGCTGCTGGCCGACATGGGCGCCACCGTCATCAAGGTCGAGGGCCCCGGCGGCGACGACACCCGCCACTGGATGCCGCCCACCCGTGACGAGGTGTCGACCTACTACCTGAGCATCAACCGCAACAAGCGGTCCATCACCCTGGACCTCAAGGACCCCGACGATGCCGCCGTGGCCCGACGCCTCGCCGACCGAGCCGACGTCGTGATCGAGAACTTCAAGCCTGGCGGGCTGGACAAGTACCAGCTGGACTACGACAGCGTCGCGGCAAGCAACCCAAAGGTCATCTACACCTCCATCAGCGGCTTCGGGACCGGCGGCGGCGCGCACCTGCCCGGCTACGACCTCATGGTCCAGGCCATGTCGGGGCTGATGAGCCTCACCGGGTCGCCTGACGGCCCCCCGTACCGCGCAGGCATCTCGGTCTTCGACGTGATGACGGGCATGCACGCGCTCATCGGCACCCTGGCCGCCCTCAACGAGCGCCACCAGTCCGGCCGCGGGCAGCACATCGAGGTCAACCTGCTCTCCTCCGCGCTGTCGGGGCTCGTCAACCACACCGGCGCCTATGCCGCAGCCGGAGCCGTCCCGCACCGCATGGGCAACGCCCACCCATCCCTGTTCCCCTACGAGCCGCTCGAGACCGCCGACGGCGAGATGGTCATCATCGCCGGCAACGACCGACAGTTCGCCGCCCTGGCCAAGGTCCTCGGTCGGCCCGAGCTCGCCGACGACCCCCGGTACGCGACGGTCGCCGACCGCACCGAGAACCGCGACGCCCTCAAGCCCGTGCTCGAGGCGCTGCTCAAGGAGCACACCCGCGCCGAGTGGTTCGACCTCCTCACCGGTGCCGGGCTGCCCGCCGGGCCCATCAACACCGTGCAGGAAGGCGTCGAGTTCGCCGCCAGTCTCGGCCTGGAGCCGGTCGTAGAGGTTGGCACCGGCACCACCGCCGTACCCCTCGTGCGCAACCCGATCGGGTTCTCCCGCTCGTCGCTGCGCTACGACCTACCGCCCCCCACGCTCGGCGCCGACAGCGACCACGTCCGCTCCTGGATCAACGACAACACCGGAGAGTTCGCATGA
- a CDS encoding ABC transporter ATP-binding protein gives MKTTSTLAAGRWPTATGPGAPALLLSGITRSFGAVQAVRGIDLRIEPGEVVAFLGPNGAGKTTTLDLVLGLGRPTSGTVEVLGLPPRDAVARGLVSAVMQSGGLLTDLTVRETVQYVASLFPHARPVEEVMADAGITPLADRVVGKCSGGEQQRLRVALALLPDPALLLLDEPTTGMDVEARRSFWSTVRRDAERGRTVVFATHYLEEADQYADRIVLVSGGLIVADGTSAEVRALASGRVVRATLPSPSAAVLAALRDLPGVESVEVRGEHVLVRAADSDAVARHLYTHTTAHDLEITARGLEDAFLDLTTERAR, from the coding sequence ATGAAGACCACCAGCACCCTCGCCGCCGGCCGGTGGCCCACCGCCACCGGGCCCGGGGCGCCCGCTCTGCTCCTGTCCGGCATCACCCGCAGCTTCGGCGCCGTCCAGGCCGTGCGCGGCATCGACCTGCGCATCGAGCCCGGCGAGGTCGTGGCGTTCCTCGGGCCCAACGGGGCCGGGAAGACCACGACCCTCGACCTGGTCCTGGGCCTGGGCCGCCCCACCAGCGGCACGGTCGAGGTCCTGGGCCTGCCCCCGCGTGACGCGGTGGCCCGAGGGCTCGTGTCCGCGGTGATGCAGTCCGGCGGCCTGCTCACCGACCTGACGGTGCGCGAGACCGTCCAGTACGTCGCGAGCCTCTTCCCGCACGCGCGGCCGGTCGAGGAGGTCATGGCGGACGCCGGCATCACCCCCCTCGCCGACCGGGTCGTCGGCAAGTGCTCCGGGGGCGAGCAGCAGCGCCTGCGCGTGGCGCTGGCCCTGCTGCCCGACCCGGCGCTGCTGCTGCTCGACGAGCCGACGACCGGGATGGACGTCGAGGCCCGGCGGTCGTTCTGGTCCACCGTGCGCCGTGACGCCGAGCGCGGTCGGACCGTGGTCTTCGCGACGCACTACCTCGAGGAGGCCGACCAGTACGCCGATCGGATCGTGCTCGTGAGCGGGGGGCTCATCGTCGCCGACGGCACCAGCGCCGAGGTCCGGGCCCTGGCCTCGGGGCGCGTCGTCCGCGCCACCCTGCCGAGCCCGTCGGCCGCCGTCCTCGCGGCGTTGCGGGACCTGCCCGGCGTCGAGTCGGTCGAGGTCCGCGGCGAGCACGTCCTGGTCCGCGCCGCCGACAGCGACGCCGTCGCCCGTCACCTCTACACCCACACCACCGCCCACGACCTCGAGATCACCGCGCGTGGCCTCGAGGACGCCTTCCTCGACCTCACCACGGAGCGTGCCCGATGA
- a CDS encoding DUF7455 domain-containing protein has translation MTTATAPSTTMTAEDRCDRCGAQAYLRVELQSGGELLFCAHHAREHGDKLKQIAASVVDETHKLGATPSKPADD, from the coding sequence GTGACGACTGCAACCGCCCCCAGCACCACGATGACTGCTGAGGACCGCTGCGACCGCTGCGGCGCCCAGGCCTACCTCCGGGTGGAGCTCCAGAGCGGTGGCGAGCTGCTCTTCTGCGCTCACCACGCCCGCGAGCACGGAGACAAGCTCAAGCAGATCGCAGCCAGCGTGGTCGACGAGACCCACAAGCTCGGCGCGACGCCCAGCAAGCCCGCGGACGACTGA
- a CDS encoding DNA gyrase/topoisomerase IV subunit B, whose product MYIGSTDTRGLMHCLWEIIDNGVDEALAGAAHRVEVTLHRDGSAEVHDDGRGIPIDKEPKTGLPGVEVVATKLHAGGKFGGGSYVATGGLHGVGLSVVNALSARMDIDVDRAPASQGISFRHGAAGVFDGEGPTAGFVEQSGMTRKGKRVAKNASGTRIRFWPDRRIFTKDAVFELDGLVGRARQTSFIVPGLELVIRDLRGETPTEEKFRHDGGIAEFTDYLAKDEPVTEVLRIQGSGSFTETVPMLDAQGHMTPQDVDRDLGVDIAVRWGTGYDTELRSFVNVIATPKGGTHVAGFEAALVKPFNEAMRAAKVLKVNDPDIEKSDILEGMTAVVTVRQAEPQFEGQTKEILGTPAVRSEVRKIVAAHFTEFLSSTKAADKRQSRPLMDKVYGAARTRITARQHKETQRRKNALESSSLPSKLADCRAADNDRTELFIVEGDSALGTAKLARNSEFQALLPIRGKILNVQKASVGDMLKNAECASIIQVVGAGSGRTFDLDSARYGRIIFMADADSDGAHIRCLLATLFFKYMPDLISSGRVFTAVPPLHRIEIANPRKGQDKYVYTYSDDELQRKLAELKKKNTRWKDPVQRYKGLGEMDADQLAETTMDPRRRTLRKLTVDDADLAASVFELLMGSEVAPRKEFIVGAGGQLTEADLDF is encoded by the coding sequence ATGTACATCGGCTCGACCGACACGCGCGGGCTGATGCACTGCCTGTGGGAGATCATCGACAACGGTGTGGACGAGGCGCTGGCCGGCGCCGCCCACCGCGTCGAGGTGACGCTGCACCGCGACGGGTCGGCCGAGGTCCACGACGACGGCCGTGGCATCCCGATCGACAAGGAGCCCAAGACCGGGCTCCCCGGCGTCGAGGTCGTCGCGACCAAGCTCCACGCCGGCGGCAAGTTCGGCGGCGGGTCCTACGTCGCCACCGGTGGCCTGCACGGCGTCGGGCTCTCGGTGGTCAACGCGCTGTCCGCGCGGATGGACATCGACGTCGACCGCGCGCCGGCGAGCCAGGGCATCAGCTTCCGACACGGCGCGGCCGGCGTCTTCGACGGCGAGGGCCCCACGGCCGGGTTCGTCGAGCAGAGCGGGATGACCCGCAAGGGCAAGCGGGTCGCCAAGAACGCCTCCGGCACCCGGATCCGGTTCTGGCCCGACCGCCGGATCTTCACCAAGGACGCGGTCTTCGAGCTCGACGGGCTGGTCGGACGGGCCCGGCAGACGTCCTTCATCGTGCCCGGCCTCGAGCTGGTGATCCGCGACCTGCGTGGCGAGACCCCGACCGAGGAGAAGTTCCGCCACGACGGCGGCATCGCCGAGTTCACCGACTACCTCGCCAAGGACGAGCCGGTCACCGAGGTGCTCCGCATCCAGGGCTCGGGATCGTTCACCGAGACGGTGCCGATGCTCGACGCCCAGGGCCACATGACCCCCCAGGACGTCGACCGCGACCTCGGCGTCGACATCGCGGTGCGCTGGGGGACCGGCTACGACACCGAGCTCCGCTCGTTCGTCAACGTGATCGCCACCCCCAAGGGCGGCACCCACGTCGCGGGGTTCGAGGCGGCGCTCGTCAAGCCGTTCAACGAGGCGATGCGGGCCGCCAAGGTGCTCAAGGTCAACGACCCCGACATCGAGAAGTCCGACATCCTCGAGGGGATGACCGCGGTGGTCACGGTGCGCCAGGCCGAGCCGCAGTTCGAGGGCCAGACCAAGGAGATCCTCGGCACCCCCGCCGTACGCTCCGAGGTGCGCAAGATCGTGGCCGCGCACTTCACCGAGTTCCTGTCCTCGACCAAGGCCGCCGACAAGCGCCAGTCCCGGCCGCTGATGGACAAGGTCTACGGCGCCGCACGCACCCGCATCACCGCGCGTCAGCACAAGGAGACCCAGCGTCGCAAGAACGCCCTGGAGTCCTCGTCGCTGCCGTCCAAGCTGGCCGACTGCCGTGCCGCCGACAACGACCGCACCGAGCTGTTCATCGTCGAGGGCGACTCGGCGCTCGGCACCGCCAAGCTCGCCCGCAACTCCGAGTTCCAGGCGCTGCTGCCCATCCGCGGCAAGATCCTCAACGTCCAGAAGGCCTCGGTCGGCGACATGCTCAAGAACGCCGAGTGCGCCTCGATCATCCAGGTCGTCGGGGCCGGCTCGGGACGCACCTTCGACCTCGACTCCGCGCGTTACGGCCGGATCATCTTCATGGCTGACGCCGACTCCGACGGTGCCCACATCCGCTGCCTGCTGGCCACGCTGTTCTTCAAGTACATGCCCGACCTGATCTCGTCGGGTCGCGTCTTCACCGCGGTGCCGCCGCTGCACCGCATCGAGATCGCCAACCCCCGCAAGGGCCAGGACAAGTACGTCTACACCTACTCCGACGACGAGCTGCAGCGAAAGCTGGCCGAGCTGAAGAAGAAGAACACCCGCTGGAAGGACCCCGTGCAGCGCTACAAGGGTCTCGGCGAGATGGACGCCGACCAGCTGGCCGAGACCACGATGGATCCCCGTCGTCGTACGCTGCGCAAGCTCACCGTCGACGACGCCGACCTCGCCGCGTCGGTCTTCGAGCTGCTGATGGGCTCCGAGGTCGCGCCGCGCAAGGAGTTCATCGTGGGCGCGGGCGGCCAGCTCACCGAGGCCGACCTCGACTTCTAG
- a CDS encoding citryl-CoA lyase — MSSNHEGYPTSLGVSTVDTISLMGRDLSADLIGKVDFGDLAYQLITLREPTAGQAAMFNAVLVALADHGFTPTAIAARLTWLSAPDAIQGALAAGLLGGGSRFLGVSEDTGTFLADALAVVDGQVPTDDIGWDALATSAIQQRRKAGGFVPGLGHHLHKNGDPRVARLLALAQEHGTYGPHLALFAAMGRVAPDVLGKRLPLNGAGACGAVLADLDVPLPMLRGVVLLARCAGLLGQLAEEMRTPIASRIFTQVEAAAEYLPIDHDGPTQA; from the coding sequence ATGAGCAGCAACCACGAGGGATACCCGACATCGCTCGGTGTCTCCACCGTCGACACCATCTCCCTGATGGGCCGGGACCTGTCCGCAGACCTCATCGGCAAGGTCGACTTCGGCGACCTCGCCTACCAGCTCATCACCCTCCGCGAGCCGACCGCGGGACAAGCAGCCATGTTCAACGCCGTCCTCGTCGCGCTCGCCGACCACGGGTTCACCCCCACTGCGATCGCGGCCCGTCTGACGTGGCTCAGCGCACCGGACGCCATCCAGGGCGCCCTCGCCGCCGGGCTGCTCGGCGGGGGGTCGCGGTTCCTCGGCGTCAGCGAGGACACCGGCACGTTCCTCGCCGATGCCCTCGCCGTCGTCGACGGTCAGGTCCCCACCGACGACATCGGGTGGGACGCCCTTGCCACCAGTGCCATCCAGCAGCGCCGCAAGGCTGGCGGCTTCGTCCCCGGCCTCGGACATCACCTGCACAAGAACGGCGACCCACGCGTCGCCAGGCTCCTCGCCCTTGCCCAGGAGCACGGCACCTACGGTCCCCACCTGGCGCTGTTCGCCGCGATGGGCCGCGTCGCCCCCGACGTGCTCGGCAAGCGCCTACCCCTTAACGGCGCTGGCGCCTGCGGAGCCGTGCTCGCCGACCTCGACGTCCCACTGCCCATGCTCCGCGGGGTCGTCCTGCTAGCCCGCTGCGCAGGCCTCCTCGGTCAGCTTGCCGAGGAGATGCGCACCCCGATCGCGTCCCGCATCTTCACCCAGGTCGAGGCCGCCGCCGAGTACCTGCCGATCGACCATGATGGGCCCACCCAGGCCTAG
- a CDS encoding DMT family transporter has protein sequence MAVLLSLCAAIAYGLSDFVGGVVSRRVSPWTIAFTSQVGGGLVALVLGVVVGGDPRPVDVGWAVLAGVGNGVGTAFLYRGLAAGRMGVVAPVSGVGAALVPLVVGLTTGERPGLLAWLGILAALPAIWLVAREPAPDDQPAVSAAGLVDGVLAGLGFGVLFAALGQIPEDSGFLPLALNSVVGAGVVALVATVLAQPWVPRQPTAYVGLVSGALGSAATGLFLVATQTGYLTVAAVITSLYPAFTVLLAALLLRERIHRDQAVGLALCAVAVGLIAAA, from the coding sequence GTGGCCGTCCTGCTCTCGCTGTGCGCGGCGATCGCCTACGGCCTGTCCGACTTCGTCGGCGGCGTCGTCTCGCGCCGGGTCAGCCCGTGGACGATCGCCTTCACCTCCCAGGTCGGCGGCGGGCTGGTGGCCCTCGTCCTCGGCGTGGTCGTCGGTGGTGACCCCCGCCCGGTCGACGTGGGGTGGGCCGTCCTCGCCGGGGTCGGCAACGGCGTCGGGACGGCGTTCCTCTACCGCGGCCTGGCCGCCGGCCGGATGGGCGTGGTCGCACCGGTCTCCGGGGTGGGCGCCGCCCTGGTCCCCCTGGTGGTGGGGCTGACCACCGGCGAGCGCCCCGGGCTCCTGGCCTGGCTGGGGATCCTCGCGGCCCTGCCGGCGATCTGGCTGGTCGCCCGCGAGCCGGCCCCCGACGACCAGCCCGCGGTCAGCGCGGCCGGCCTGGTCGACGGCGTCCTGGCCGGCCTCGGCTTCGGCGTGCTGTTCGCGGCCCTCGGGCAGATCCCGGAGGACTCCGGCTTCCTGCCGCTGGCCCTCAACAGCGTCGTGGGCGCCGGGGTCGTCGCCCTCGTGGCCACCGTGCTCGCGCAGCCCTGGGTGCCGCGGCAGCCGACGGCGTACGTCGGGCTCGTCAGCGGCGCACTCGGCTCGGCCGCGACCGGGCTGTTCCTGGTCGCCACCCAGACCGGCTACCTCACCGTGGCTGCCGTCATCACCTCGCTCTACCCGGCGTTCACGGTGCTGCTCGCCGCGCTGCTGCTGCGCGAGCGGATCCACCGAGACCAGGCCGTCGGCCTCGCGCTGTGCGCCGTCGCGGTCGGGCTGATCGCCGCCGCCTGA